Proteins encoded by one window of Bacillus sp. DTU_2020_1000418_1_SI_GHA_SEK_038:
- the lepB gene encoding signal peptidase I, whose amino-acid sequence MSEGMKKEGIEWIKAFAIGIIIFAFIRTFFFSNYIVEGESMEPTLENGNKLIVNKIGTQIGELHRFDVIVFHHSKEEDFVKRVIGLPGDKVEYHNDELYINGEKVYEPYLEKFRKEAFGSMLTGDFTLMEAAGAETVPEGKIFVLGDNRAKSWDSRHYGFISADQVVGKVNLRYWPIDEMDISF is encoded by the coding sequence ATGAGTGAGGGGATGAAAAAAGAAGGAATTGAGTGGATAAAGGCCTTCGCTATCGGAATTATTATTTTTGCTTTTATACGAACCTTTTTCTTTTCTAATTATATTGTTGAAGGTGAATCAATGGAACCAACGCTTGAAAATGGCAATAAGTTAATTGTCAACAAGATTGGGACTCAGATTGGGGAATTGCACCGGTTCGATGTCATTGTTTTTCACCATAGCAAGGAAGAAGACTTTGTGAAAAGGGTTATTGGTTTGCCGGGCGATAAGGTTGAATACCATAATGATGAGCTCTATATTAATGGGGAAAAAGTATATGAACCATACCTCGAAAAGTTTCGCAAAGAGGCATTTGGAAGTATGCTGACTGGAGATTTTACCTTGATGGAGGCTGCAGGTGCTGAGACTGTCCCAGAAGGGAAGATTTTTGTTTTGGGAGATAACCGTGCCAAAAGCTGGGATAGCCGTCATTATGGATTTATATCTGCTGATCAGGTAGTCGGAAAAGTAAACCTTAGATATTGGCCGATTGATGAAATGGATATTTCCTTCTAG
- a CDS encoding BTAD domain-containing putative transcriptional regulator, whose protein sequence is MFKFMPIIRTKLLVPDVKIESIRRAALTKKMKLITSYPLTIIHSGAGYGKSTALALFVNDEKKDCSWYSISAADDDILPFLSYLISSIQSSIPEFGKNLALMMKDMDRYIRDEEISMLSSLFINELLSIEKELFIILDDFHQIEQSYTVNRWMEKLLDHIPSNIHFIISSRSRPVWKQLTKMKVCNQLLEITKDDLLMTIDEAELLLNDYYDINVNEEQLAQIYALTEGWVIAIGMIAQQIPGNGDFSNLHSRPSQSLQDLFQYLALEVFAKQPPIIQQFLEQTCIFDELSAEICDSVLGITGSSSILHQIIEKNLFIYRIGEKQFKYHALFKEFLENQLKVKDPETFQSLHERTARFFERKKQWEEALLHYEKIQYSDAVASVLNEVGFRMLENGKLENLYDRLMFISEKEKDKFYPLWFLQGEVLRYRSNYNEAEACYMKAAQMAEEKDNLLEKSRALEGQAKIYLDTIQPHKAERILFQAIEIREKYDIQSKDETAKLYHLLAENLLNSGQYMKAEKWIKRAGNLNVPHFNNSLEARLYLRTGRFGQAKKILSNDKKREASGKTPLPQSHRETDILLSLIEGLTGNGNQAKSLAQEGIQHGISIKAPYVEACGWMRMGHAIQIVNDYDLSLAEKCYETALDIMNRLRIERGKAEPLMGLCLLYGSKGEFERAMSAGNAALAETEKVKDIWLSALIQLALGISAVYSKHYSYASESIKKATSHFNECGDQYGNMLCLYWQTYIYYSQNEPVSLLEILPLLLKEVQSGEYEFIFNKRTMFGPRDLQIFAPILIEAQRQKFMPQLVARLLQEMNLSKVDFHPGYTLRVNTLGRFQVWLGEKEVEEKDWQRGKAKELLQLFITNAHKLIPKEQIYQLLWTDQDEKSAARDFKVALNALNNVLEPNRKARRTPFFIVREGTAYGLNPHAVLEVDSQAFEQWITAGLEEKTTEKATSYLEKGLKIYKGDYLPERRFDDWCLNEKERLSVFFIRAAEKLAQLYVRSEEYDKAIHWCSKILEKDRTWEEAYRLTMYCYYRKNNRPFALKWYQKCCEILEEELGVPPLDPTRHMYEMILESGNTLNSVRQP, encoded by the coding sequence TTGTTCAAATTTATGCCTATTATCCGAACGAAGCTTCTCGTTCCAGATGTGAAAATAGAATCCATTAGAAGAGCAGCTTTAACGAAAAAGATGAAATTAATTACTAGTTATCCTTTGACCATTATTCATTCAGGAGCGGGCTACGGGAAAAGTACAGCGCTCGCTCTATTTGTTAACGATGAAAAAAAAGATTGCAGCTGGTATTCAATCTCCGCAGCTGATGATGATATTCTTCCTTTTCTGTCATATTTAATTTCCTCGATCCAATCATCAATTCCAGAGTTCGGAAAGAACCTGGCTTTGATGATGAAGGATATGGACAGGTATATTAGAGATGAAGAAATCAGTATGCTAAGTTCCCTTTTTATTAATGAACTGCTGTCCATCGAAAAAGAACTTTTTATCATTCTAGATGATTTTCATCAAATTGAACAATCCTATACGGTTAATCGGTGGATGGAAAAGTTGCTTGATCACATTCCTTCGAATATTCATTTTATTATTTCCAGCAGAAGCCGCCCTGTGTGGAAACAGCTGACGAAAATGAAGGTATGTAATCAGCTGCTCGAAATCACGAAAGACGATCTCCTTATGACAATAGATGAGGCGGAGCTTTTGCTAAACGACTATTATGATATAAATGTTAACGAAGAACAGTTAGCACAAATTTATGCGTTAACTGAGGGATGGGTCATTGCCATTGGGATGATTGCCCAGCAGATTCCGGGAAACGGTGACTTTTCCAACTTGCATTCAAGACCCTCTCAATCTCTTCAAGATTTATTTCAGTATTTGGCTTTGGAGGTTTTTGCAAAACAGCCGCCAATTATCCAGCAATTTTTAGAACAGACGTGTATATTCGATGAATTAAGTGCAGAGATTTGTGACTCAGTATTAGGCATAACGGGTTCATCCTCAATCCTTCATCAAATTATCGAAAAAAATTTGTTTATTTATCGTATTGGAGAAAAGCAATTTAAGTATCACGCATTATTTAAAGAGTTTTTAGAGAATCAATTAAAGGTAAAGGATCCAGAAACTTTTCAGTCTTTGCATGAGCGAACCGCCCGTTTTTTTGAACGAAAAAAACAATGGGAAGAGGCTTTGCTGCATTATGAGAAAATCCAGTATAGCGATGCAGTTGCTTCCGTCTTAAATGAAGTTGGCTTTAGGATGCTGGAGAATGGGAAGCTTGAAAATCTCTATGACCGGCTCATGTTTATTTCAGAAAAGGAAAAAGACAAATTTTATCCTCTTTGGTTTTTGCAAGGGGAGGTTCTTCGGTATCGCTCCAATTACAATGAGGCAGAGGCATGTTATATGAAAGCTGCACAAATGGCTGAAGAAAAAGATAATTTGCTTGAAAAAAGCCGGGCACTTGAAGGACAGGCAAAAATCTATCTGGACACGATTCAGCCGCATAAAGCCGAGAGGATTCTTTTTCAGGCAATCGAAATTAGAGAAAAATATGATATTCAGTCGAAGGATGAGACAGCAAAGCTCTATCATCTTCTAGCAGAAAACCTGTTAAATTCCGGTCAATATATGAAAGCTGAAAAATGGATTAAAAGGGCTGGTAATCTGAATGTACCCCATTTTAATAACAGCCTTGAGGCAAGATTATATTTGCGGACCGGAAGATTCGGGCAAGCGAAGAAGATATTATCGAACGATAAAAAGAGAGAAGCTTCTGGAAAAACACCTCTGCCCCAATCTCATCGGGAAACGGATATTCTTCTATCTCTTATTGAGGGTCTTACTGGAAACGGAAATCAAGCAAAGTCACTCGCACAGGAAGGGATACAGCATGGCATTAGCATAAAGGCTCCTTACGTTGAGGCATGTGGCTGGATGAGAATGGGTCATGCCATTCAAATTGTAAACGATTATGACCTATCATTAGCGGAGAAGTGCTATGAAACAGCACTCGATATTATGAACCGGCTGCGAATCGAGAGGGGAAAAGCGGAGCCGCTAATGGGGCTGTGCTTACTATATGGGAGCAAAGGGGAATTCGAAAGAGCAATGTCAGCAGGCAATGCCGCCCTTGCTGAAACAGAAAAAGTAAAGGATATTTGGTTGTCAGCCCTTATTCAGCTTGCGTTGGGGATTTCAGCAGTTTATAGCAAGCATTATTCTTATGCCTCTGAATCTATCAAAAAGGCAACCAGCCATTTTAACGAGTGTGGAGATCAATATGGAAACATGCTTTGTCTTTACTGGCAAACATATATTTACTATAGCCAAAATGAGCCAGTATCTCTCTTGGAAATACTTCCTCTTTTATTAAAAGAGGTGCAATCAGGCGAATATGAATTTATTTTTAATAAAAGGACTATGTTTGGTCCTAGAGATTTGCAAATATTTGCTCCAATTCTTATTGAGGCACAGAGACAAAAATTCATGCCACAATTGGTAGCAAGGCTTCTCCAGGAAATGAATTTGTCAAAGGTAGACTTTCATCCAGGCTATACACTTAGAGTGAATACCCTAGGAAGATTTCAAGTTTGGCTAGGTGAAAAAGAGGTGGAAGAGAAGGATTGGCAGCGGGGAAAAGCTAAAGAGTTACTGCAATTATTTATTACAAATGCTCATAAATTAATTCCTAAGGAGCAAATTTATCAGCTTCTATGGACTGATCAGGATGAAAAAAGTGCGGCAAGGGATTTTAAAGTTGCATTAAATGCTCTTAACAATGTTCTTGAACCGAATCGGAAAGCTAGAAGGACCCCCTTTTTTATTGTGAGGGAAGGAACAGCATACGGGTTAAATCCTCATGCCGTTCTAGAGGTTGATAGCCAGGCTTTTGAACAATGGATCACAGCTGGATTGGAAGAAAAGACAACAGAAAAGGCAACGAGTTATCTGGAAAAGGGCCTTAAAATTTACAAGGGAGACTATTTGCCAGAGCGCAGATTTGATGATTGGTGCCTGAATGAAAAAGAAAGATTATCCGTATTTTTTATTAGGGCAGCAGAAAAGCTGGCTCAGCTTTATGTGAGAAGTGAGGAATATGACAAGGCTATACATTGGTGCAGTAAAATATTAGAGAAAGACCGTACATGGGAGGAAGCCTACCGACTTACGATGTATTGCTATTATCGGAAAAACAACCGTCCCTTCGCACTAAAATGGTACCAAAAATGCTGTGAAATATTGGAGGAAGAGCTTGGCGTTCCCCCTCTTGATCCAACGCGCCATATGTATGAAATGATTCTAGAATCAGGAAACACACTAAACTCAGTCAGGCAGCCATAA